The region CATCTGTGGAACGCCAGTCTCGGACCTCGAGGAACTCGCGGAGGAACTCGCCGACGCCGACGTGAGTTGCGTCGAGTGGGCGATGGGTGGCACCCAGCACAACAACGCGACGGGCAACGTTCGAGCGTACGCGATGTTGAACCTCGCACTGGGCCACTCCGCACAATCCGCGGGTGGCACGCCGATTTTCCGCGGCCACGACAACGTACAGGGTGCGACCGACCTCGGCGTCGACGCCGGGAACACGCCCGGGTACTACGGACTCGACCAAGGGGCGTGGGAGCACTGGGCTAACGTCTGGGACCAGACGGAGAGCACCTCGGGCGACCTCACGTACGACGAACTGGCAGATCGGTACCACGATACGGAGCTGATGGAGAAAAACGGCTTCACCGTCGCCCGCTGGTACGAAGGCGTCCTCGACGACGAGTGGGAAATTTACCAGCCCGATCCGTTGCAGGCAGCCGTCTTCTGGGGCCACGGACTCGCCTCCCTGACGGAGTACAAGAAGGTCAGAGAAGCCGTCAACGAACTCGACTTCATCGTCAACATCGACGTCTTCCCGAACCAGGTCGCCGAACTCGCCGATAGCGACACGGACGTCTACATGCTGCCGGCCGCGACGAACATCGAGGAAGCCGGCAGCGTCGTGAACACGGGACGACAACTCCAGTGGCGCTCGAAAGCGATCGAGCCCCGACACAACTCCAAAGCCGACTGGGAGTTGCTCTGTGAGTTCGCCGACCACCTCGGTTTCGGCGAACACTTCGACTACGACGAGGTCGAAGACGTTACCCGCGAGATCAACTTCGGCGTCCGTTCGGTCGGCTACATCGGCCAGACGCCCGAACGTCTCAAGGCCCACCAACAGAATGCAGACCTCTTCGATCCGGAAGACCTGCGGGCCGATTTCGACGAACTCGACGTCGACGAAGACGACGTCGACGGCGTCCAGGACGGCGACGTCTACGGACTGCCGTGGCCGTGTTGGCACGACGAACACCCCGGAACACCGATTCTCTACGACTCCTCGCTACACCCCTCCGACGGTGGGATGGACTTCCGATCCAACTGGTGGGACGACGCCGTAGACGAAGACGACCCGGAGATCCCGCCGGAAGACCACCTCCGCGATCCGTTCACGCCGGAGTGGTCCGATCAGGAACTCGAGGGCGTCCCACAGTACCCGCTTTTCACCACGGTACTGCCGGACCCCGAGAATCCATCGGAAGCAACGATTCCGATCGAAGGCGCGTTCGACGAGGAGACGTCCGTCGCGGACGTCGCCCAACAACTCGACGAGGAAGGCTACGACGTCGACCTCGAGCGCTACGAGGAGTTCGACAACCCACAGCCCGACGCGCCGTGGGGTCGCGGTCGAGCCCGGATGAAAGCCTGGAACCTCACCGACGAGATTCCGGTCCACCGCGAACCCGCGGTCACGCCACGACCGGATCTCGTCGACGAGTACCCGTGTAACGACCGAACCGAAGACCACTGGCGCGTCGAACTCGACAACGCACAGGTTCAACAAGACAACATCGACGCCGTCGACGACCACGACCTCGTCCTCACGTCCGGACGACAGGTCGAGCACAAGGGTGCCGGGGCAGTCACCCGGAGCACGCAGGGAACCGCCTCGCGCGCGCCGATGATGTACCTCGAGATCCACCCGGAGGTCGCCGAGGAGCAACTCGACGGCGTCGAGGAGGGCGAGTGGATCGTCGTCGAGACGCCACACGCCGAGATGGTCGTGCAGGCGCGGCCAACCGAACGAGTCGCAACGGATCACGCCTTCGCGCCGTACCACTGGAGTGGGATCCTCGAGGGCGAGAAGATGACGGATCGGTTCGGCGGCGAGATGGAGGGACTCGAGCCGCTGGTGATCGGCGAGTCGATCAACGCTGGGACGGCCCCAGCGTACGATCGCGAGACCCAGATGCAAGAGTCGAAGGTGACGCTGTGTAGCGTCCGACTGGCCGAGGACGACGAGGTTCCGGACCTCTCACAGCGCCAACTCGACTGGCAGGAACAGCGAATCAATCGACACAAGCGATAGGTGAACGAAAATGAGCACACAAGATTCCAACGGTGGACCGGCACGAGTCATTCCCAACTGGGAGTCCTGTATCGACTGTGGGGCGTGTGAGGTCGCGTGTCAGCGGACGTGGGACCTCCCGCCAGAGTCAGATCGAATACAGGTCGTTGCCATCGAGCACGGGACGGACAACGAGACGAACAAGCCGATGCAGTGTTACAACTGCGCGGAAGCGCCCTGTATCGACGTCTGTCCGACGGAGGCGCTTCACTACACGGACAACGGCAGCGTCCGCGTCAGCGGCGACAAGTGTATCGGCTGTCACTACTGTGGCGTCGGCTGTCCATTCGGCGCACCGCAGTTCCCCGACGGCGAGGTTCCAGAAGCACAGGAATCCGAACCGCTGGGGGCCCGCGGAAACGGTCTGATGGACAAGTGTACGACCTGCGAACCGCGCCAGGAGAACGACCTCGAGCCGGCGTGTTCCTCCGAGTGTCCGACGGACGCCTTGCTGTTTGGCACGCCAGAGGAGCTCTCCGAAAAGCTCGACGAAGACGGCGTCTCGACGCCGTTCAACGAAGAGTCCGCACAGATCATCTTCGGCGATGACGCGGACGAGGTTATGGGGGACTAGATCACCGATGCCAACTGAAGTCACGTACGGTCTACCGTACGACCAATGGAACTGGCGTATCGGCGTCTACATCGCCATGATCGGGATCGCGGGCGGTGCCTACCTGACCGGGTACATTGCCGACTTGCTCGCCGAAAAACGCGACTCGAGACAGTACGGACAGGTCGCCAAGTTCGGCTACCTCGTCGGGTTGGGTGGGTTGGCCATCGGGCCGCCGGTCTTGCTTTCACACCTCGCGGCACCGTTCCGTGCCATGATGATCCCGCTGACGATGACGAATCTGGGCTCGTGGATGTCCATCGGCGCGTACATGCTGATGGGCTTCGGTCTGGGGACTTCGGTAATGTTCCTCTGGCTCGCGTTCGGGACGAACCGACCACACGCCCGAACGCTGGGCTCGAGTAACGAGGTTGCAGCCGACGGCGGCGAAGACGTCGCAGCCGACGGTGGCCCGGCCAAAGCCGCAACCAGCGACGAAACGGCTGGTGGCTTCCGCGGCGCTGCGAACAAGGTCGGCCTCATGAACCTCCTCGACAGTATCGCGGACTACACCCGTCCGTCCCGGCGAAACCGACTCGTCGTCGGTGCCCTCTTCGGGATCTTCGCGGCCGGCGTGTTGGTCTACTCCGCGATGGCCTACGGCTCCGGTTCGACCGAACGGGTCGCACTCTGGGACCCGACGTTCTTGCTCCCAGTGCAGATCCTCACCGGCCTCGGTGCCGGACTCACCGTCGCAGTCGGCCTCGCCGCGCTCGCGGAGCGTGACGTCAGTCGACCGATCCAGAACTGTTCGCTCGGCGCAGCCGGCTTGCTCGCAGGCGGACTCGTCGCGGTTGCCGCGACGCTGTTCCTCTTGCCCGAGCAGATTCCGGCAGCCCAACCAGCAGTCGACAACCTGACGTCGGCCTACGCACTCGAGTTCGTCGGCATCGCGCTCGTCGGCGGCCTGATCGTCCCGATCGCGCTCTCGATCGCTGGGACACTCGGCGTACGTCGTGACGCGCTCTCTGACTCCGGTGCCGTCGGAGCCTACGTCGCCGCGGCCGCGCTGGTCGTCGCCGGCAAACTCGCGCTCGCGCTCAGCTACCTCATGGCCGCCGAGTTCACGCCGATGCCACTCCCAGTATAGACCGGTCGATTTCCGAACCAACTGATTTCCCTTCCGAAGACGATACCTACCGATGACACAGCCGAGCAACACGACTGGCGAACTCGCGGAACTCTACGCGTTCGTCTCGAGCGTACTCGCAGATCCGCCCGACGAGATCGCCGTCGAACGACTTTCGACAGAACAGTTTCCCGCAGAGGCCTCCCCGCAGTCACTCGAGAATGGGTTCCGACTGCTCCGCCAGTGGCAAGCCGACGTGGACGAGCCAAGCAAGATAGCCGACGAACTCAAACGAACACACACGAAGCTCTTCGTCGGTCCGCGACCCAGGCTCCAGATTTACGAGTCCTGGTACGCAGACGACTACCTCGGCCAGCCCCTCGCGGCCGTCAAGAGCTCCTACCGAGATCTGAACATCCACCCGACGGAGGACCTCAAGGAAGAAGCAGACCACGCCGCCGTCGAGTTAGCTGCCCTTCAGACGCTCGCTCGAGACGGCGACGACGAGCACCGACGCGCGTTCCTCATGGCCCACGGCTGGTGGCTGACGGACCTCGCGACGGATCTCCAGGAGATGGTCGACGACACGTTCTACGAGGCCATTGGCTGGCTCGTCGAGGGCATCGTCGACCTCGACTGTTACCTGCTCAGT is a window of Natronorubrum sediminis DNA encoding:
- a CDS encoding molybdopterin-dependent oxidoreductase, encoding MSRASLDLDRRGFLKAGVGGSLAAAVGGRTLLQRDSEDGEPLDPDAADELVKTVCTHCSVGCGVHMAVEDDAVIGQETWDDNPVNQGGLCSKGASLTQSVNSEQRLKEPLKLEDGEWVQMDWDEILPEITERLNDIREDVGPHGTMWVGSAKHSNEAAYLIRKLSALYGTNNIDHQARICHSTTVEGIANTWGVGAMTNNSNDMANVDVNLIIGHNPLESHPVAWQYFQDAQENGGKHIVAEPRYTKTAAASDDYFHFRSGTDVAFIYGLIYHIVNNLEAHDEEFIESRVMVETWEEFRDDVLPEYDLETVSDICGTPVSDLEELAEELADADVSCVEWAMGGTQHNNATGNVRAYAMLNLALGHSAQSAGGTPIFRGHDNVQGATDLGVDAGNTPGYYGLDQGAWEHWANVWDQTESTSGDLTYDELADRYHDTELMEKNGFTVARWYEGVLDDEWEIYQPDPLQAAVFWGHGLASLTEYKKVREAVNELDFIVNIDVFPNQVAELADSDTDVYMLPAATNIEEAGSVVNTGRQLQWRSKAIEPRHNSKADWELLCEFADHLGFGEHFDYDEVEDVTREINFGVRSVGYIGQTPERLKAHQQNADLFDPEDLRADFDELDVDEDDVDGVQDGDVYGLPWPCWHDEHPGTPILYDSSLHPSDGGMDFRSNWWDDAVDEDDPEIPPEDHLRDPFTPEWSDQELEGVPQYPLFTTVLPDPENPSEATIPIEGAFDEETSVADVAQQLDEEGYDVDLERYEEFDNPQPDAPWGRGRARMKAWNLTDEIPVHREPAVTPRPDLVDEYPCNDRTEDHWRVELDNAQVQQDNIDAVDDHDLVLTSGRQVEHKGAGAVTRSTQGTASRAPMMYLEIHPEVAEEQLDGVEEGEWIVVETPHAEMVVQARPTERVATDHAFAPYHWSGILEGEKMTDRFGGEMEGLEPLVIGESINAGTAPAYDRETQMQESKVTLCSVRLAEDDEVPDLSQRQLDWQEQRINRHKR
- a CDS encoding 4Fe-4S dicluster domain-containing protein, which produces MSTQDSNGGPARVIPNWESCIDCGACEVACQRTWDLPPESDRIQVVAIEHGTDNETNKPMQCYNCAEAPCIDVCPTEALHYTDNGSVRVSGDKCIGCHYCGVGCPFGAPQFPDGEVPEAQESEPLGARGNGLMDKCTTCEPRQENDLEPACSSECPTDALLFGTPEELSEKLDEDGVSTPFNEESAQIIFGDDADEVMGD
- a CDS encoding polysulfide reductase NrfD family protein, whose amino-acid sequence is MPTEVTYGLPYDQWNWRIGVYIAMIGIAGGAYLTGYIADLLAEKRDSRQYGQVAKFGYLVGLGGLAIGPPVLLSHLAAPFRAMMIPLTMTNLGSWMSIGAYMLMGFGLGTSVMFLWLAFGTNRPHARTLGSSNEVAADGGEDVAADGGPAKAATSDETAGGFRGAANKVGLMNLLDSIADYTRPSRRNRLVVGALFGIFAAGVLVYSAMAYGSGSTERVALWDPTFLLPVQILTGLGAGLTVAVGLAALAERDVSRPIQNCSLGAAGLLAGGLVAVAATLFLLPEQIPAAQPAVDNLTSAYALEFVGIALVGGLIVPIALSIAGTLGVRRDALSDSGAVGAYVAAAALVVAGKLALALSYLMAAEFTPMPLPV
- a CDS encoding TorD/DmsD family molecular chaperone, whose translation is MTQPSNTTGELAELYAFVSSVLADPPDEIAVERLSTEQFPAEASPQSLENGFRLLRQWQADVDEPSKIADELKRTHTKLFVGPRPRLQIYESWYADDYLGQPLAAVKSSYRDLNIHPTEDLKEEADHAAVELAALQTLARDGDDEHRRAFLMAHGWWLTDLATDLQEMVDDTFYEAIGWLVEGIVDLDCYLLSLDPNDLERGYDDSPYTPIEPSFKAPFEDQ